The region GGAAAGAATGGTTTGGCCTGTCTGGTCAATATGCGGACATTACCGGAAACCATCGTGCTCAAGCCTCTGCCAGGCCTGCCGGTTGTTCGGGATTTGATCGTGGACATGACGCTGTTTTTCAAGCAGTACCATTCGATCAAACCTTATCTGGTGAATGACACTCGTCCTCCGGAAAAAGAACGTCTGCAAAGTCCAGAAGAGCGCGAAGAACTCAATGGCCTGTACGAATGTATTTTGTGTGCCAGCTGCTCCACCAGTTGCCCAGTGTTCTGGTGGAATCCTGACAAGTTTGTCGGCCCAGCAGGTTTGCTACAAGCGTATCGCTTTATTGCAGACAGCCGTGATGCTGCAACCAGTGAGCGCCTGGACAATTTGGAAGACCCGTACCGCCTGTTCCGTTGTACCACCATCATGAATTGCGTAGACGTTTGCCCGAAAGGCTTAAATCCCACCAAGGCTATCGGCAAGATCAAGGAACTGATGGTGCGTCGCGCCATCTGATGGCACTGATATGCAGTCACCCGGCATGGATGCAAGCGAAGCATTGATCGATGAAAGAGCGTTAAGCAAGCTCAAATGGCGCTGCCGACGGGGCTTGTTGGAGAACGATCTTTTTATCGAGCGATTCTTCAACCGGTTTGAATCCACGCTCACTGTCAAGCAGGCGCAAGGTCTAAACGCTCTAATGGATCTAAGCGATTCCGACCTGCTGGATCTGCATCTTGGGCGTAAAACCTTACCCCAGGTTGATGCAAATCTGGTAGTCGATGAAGTCTGTGAAGTTTTAAGTATGTTGAAAGCACCACCTGAAAGGTCAAAATGAAGCTAGCTGAAAATAAAGCCACCCTGTCGTTCAGTAACGGCAGTCCCAGCGTTGATTTACCTGTCTATCAAGGCACGGTTGGGCCAGATGTCATCGACATTCGCAAGCTCTACGGTCAAACAGGTATGTTCACGTATGACCCAGGCTTTTTGTCGACCGCATCGTGCCAATCGTCGATCACGTACATTGATGGCGACAAGGGTGAACTGCTGTACCGTGGTTATCCCATTGAGCAATTGGCAACGCAGTGCGACTATCTGGATACCTGCTACTTATTGCTGAATGGCGAATTGCCCAAACAACAAGAACGCCAAGATTTTCACAAGCTCGTCATCAACCACACTATGGTGAATGAGCAAATGCAGTTCTTCTTGCGTGGTTTCCGCCGTGACGCACACCCCATGGCCGTGTTAACCGGTTTAGTAGGGGCGTTGTCTGCGTTCTACCATGACAGTACGGACATCAACAACCCAGAACATCGCAAAATTGCAGCCATCCGTTTGATTGCAAAAATGCCCACACTGGTCGCCATGGCCTACAAATACGGCGTGGGTCAACCTTACATGTATCCGCAAAATGATCTCAGCTACGCGGGTAATTTCTTGCGCATGATGTTTGGTACTCCATGTGAAGAATACAAGGTTAATCCAGTTCTGGAGCGTGCCTTGGATCGCATCTTCATCTTGCATGCTGATCACGAGCAAAACGCCTCGACATCCACGGTACGCCTGTGCGGCTCTTCTGGCACCAATCCGTTTGCGGCTATTGCAGCAGGCGTAGCTTGCTTGTGGGGTCCTGCCCACGGTGGGGCCAACGAGGCCTGCTTGAACATGCTGGAAGACATTCAGCGCCAAGGCGGCATCGCCAAGGTTGGCCAGTTCATGGAACAGGTCAAAGACAAAAATTCTGGTGTCAAGCTCATGGGTTTTGGCCATCGTGTTTACAAAAACTACGACCCACGCGCCACCTTGATGCAAGAAACCTGCAACGAAGTGCTCTCTGAATTGGGTCTGGAAAATGATCCCCTGTTCAAACTGGCCAAAGAAGTTGAAAAAATAGCGCTGGAAGACGACTATTTTGTGCAGCGCAAGCTCTACCCGAATGTTGACTTTTACTCAGGCATCGTGCAGCGTGCCATTGGCATTCCAGTCAACTTATTCACGGGTGTCTTTACATTGGCACGTACCGTTGGCTGGATTGCTCAACTGAACGAAATGATCAGCGACCCGGAATACAAAATTGGCCGTCCACGCCAATTGTTCGCAGGTTCTGCGACACGCAACGTCACACCTGTCGGTGACCGCTAAGCCTACATACCTCTAAAAAACCCGCCGGCTGGCAACACCGGCGGGTTTTTTATTTGCAAAGAAACCTTTCCCGTAGCCGTTTAAAATCGTCCGCTTACCAAGGAATCACAATGGGACGCACCCTTTACGACAAACTTTGGGACGAACATGTCGTCCACACCGAAGAAGATGGCACTGCTTTGCTTTACATCGACCGCCATCTGGTACACGAAGTCACCAGCCCGCAAGCTTTCGAAGGCTTGCGCCAGGCCCATCGTCAAGTTTGGCGCATCAGTTCCATCGTGGCGACCGCTGACCACAACACCCCCACCACCGGCTGGGAACTGGGTTACGACGGCATCACCGACCCCACCAGCAAAGAACAAGTCCTCACGCTCGATGCCAACATCAAAGAATACGGCGCGGCTGCCTATTTCCCCTTCATGTCGCGCCGCCAAGGCATCGTGCATGTGATTGGACCTGAAAACGGTGCCACCCTGCCCGGCATGACCGTTGTTTGCGGCGATTCCCACACCTCCACACATGGCGCTTTTGGCGCACTGGCCCATGGCATCGGCACCAGCGAGGTGGAACACGTCATGGCCACCCAAACCCTGCTGGCCAAAAAAGCCAAAAACATGCTGGTTCGGGTTGAGGGTGTATTACCACGCGGCTGCACTGGCAAAGACATTGTGCTGGCGGTGATTGGCAAAATTGGCACCGCAGGTGGCACAGGCTACACCATTGAATTTGGTGGTGCAGCCATCCGCGCCTTAAGCATGGAAGGCCGCATGACGGTTTGCAACATGGCCATTGAAGCCGGTGCTCGAGCTGGCTTGGTGGCCGTAGATGAAAAAACCATTCAATATGTCAAAGGCCGTCCCTTGGCCCCAGGCTCCAACGCACCCAATACAACTGCCGCAGCCGTCGAATGGGATCAGGCCGTTGCCTACTGGCACACATTACATTCAGACCCAGACGCGTATTTTGATACGGTCATAGAGATTGATGCCTCTCAACTCATGCCGCAGGTAACCTGGGGCACATCACCTGAAATGGTATTGGGTATCAACGACCGAGTACCAGATCCTGACCGTGAAAAAGACATCAATAAACGCAGCGCCATTGAACGTGCACTAACCTACATGGCACTTGAGCCCGGCAAAGCTCTGAACGATTTGTATGTCGACAAAGTCTTCATTGGTTCTTGCACCAATAGCCGAATTGAAGACATGCGTGAAGCCGCTGCAGTGGTGAAAACATTGGGGCGTAAAGTGGCGCCCAACATCCGCTTGGCTCTGGTGGTGCCTGGCTCCGGTTTGGTCAAAGAACAGGCTGAACGCGAAGGTTTGCACGAAATTTTCCGGGCCGCCGGTTTTGAATGGCGCGAGCCTGGTTGCTCGATGTGTCTGGCTATGAATGCAGACCGCCTGGAACCGGGTGAACGCTGTGCATCCACCAGCAACCGCAACTTTGAAGGACGTCAGGGTGCGGGTGGGCGCACCCACCTTGTGAGCCCCGCCATGGCAGCAGCAGCAGCCATTTACGGTCACTTTGTCGATGTCAGAAAATTTGTTTAATCCGTTTTTCCCAATCACCTCATGAAATCGCTCATCACATCCTTGCTGCTTATTGGCCTGTTCACACTCACAGCTTGTAACACTGTCAAAGGTGTGGGTCAGGATCTGCAAAAAGCAGGCTCAGCCATTGAAGGTGCCGTCAAGAAAAATTAAACCCTATCATGCAAAAATTTAACTTACTAAAGGGCTTGGTGGCCCCCATGGATCGGGAAAATGTCGACACGGATGCCATCATTCCCAAGCAATTTCTCAAATCCATCCGTAAAACCGGTTTTGGTCAAAATCTATTTGATGAGTGGCGTTATCTGGATGCAGGTTACCCTGGCCAAGATCCTGCCAGCCGTAAACCCAACCCGGACTTTGTACTGAACCAGCCACGTTATCAGGGAGCGTCCATCCTGCTGGCGCGCAAGAATTTTGGCTGTGGCTCATCACGCGAACATGCCCCATGGGCACTGGATCAATTTGGTTTTAGAGCCATCATTGCACCCAGTTACGCCGACATCTTCTTCAACAACAGCTTCAAAAATGGCTTGCTGCCCATTGTGCTGCCCGAGCAACAGGTTGCTCAACTGTTTGACGAAGTAGCCGCGTTTCCGGGCTATACCTTGACCATTGACCTGGAACACCAAGTCATCATCAAACCCAATGGCGATGAACTACCCTTTGAGGTTCAGGCCTTCCGCAAATATTGTTTGATCAACGGTTTGGATGACATTGGCCTGACCTTGCGTCACGCCGAAAAAATCAAGACATTTGAAGCCCAACGTTTAGCACAAAAACCTTGGCTAACCCATACCATGCTTGCGTAAGCAACTCTACATTTAATAGCTAACAAATCATGAAAATTGCAGTTTTACCCGGTGATGGTATTGGCACCGAAATCGTGGCAGAGGCGGTTAAAGTCCTCCAGGCCCTGGACTTGAAGTTTGAGATGGAAACGGCCCTGGTCGGCGGTGCCGCCTATGAAGCCCACGGCCACCCTCTGCCCGAATCCACCTTGAAGCTTGCCAAAGAAGCCGATGCCGTGCTGTTTGGTGCCGTTGGCGACTGGAAATACGACAAGCTCGACCGCCCCCTGCGCCCGGAGCAAGCCATCTTGGGGCTGCGCAAACATCTGGGACTGTTTGCCAACTTCCGGCCAGCCATTTGTTATGAACAACTGGTGGGTGCCTCCAGCCTGAAGCCCGAGCTGATTGCGGGACTGGACATTCTGATCATCCGCGAATTGACTGGCGATATCTATTTTGGTCAACCACGCGGGCGGCGCATCGCCACCGATGGTCACTTTCCAGGCAGCGAAGAAGCCTTTGACACCATGCGCTACAGCCGCCCTGAAATCGAGCGCATTGCCCATGTGGCCTTCCAGGCTGCACGCAAGCGCAAGGCAGCTGGCTCCGAAGGCCGCGTCACCAGCGTCGACAAAAACAACGTGCTGGAAACCTCCCAGTTGTGGAAAGACGTGATGGTTGAGATTGGCCTGCAATACACGGACATTGCGCTGGATCACATGCTGGTCGACAACGCAGCCATGCAATTGGTCAAGGCCCCCAAGAAGTTTGACGTATTGGTCACCGGCAACATGTTTGGCGACATTTTGAGCGACGAAGCCTCCATGCTCACCGGCTCTATCGGCATGCTGCCCTCAGCCTCCATGAACGCCAACAACCAAGGCTTGTTTGAACCCAGCCACGGTAGCGCACCGGACATTGCTGGCAAAGGCATTGCCAACCCTTTGGCCACCATCTTGAGCGCGGCCATGATGCTGCGCTTCAGCCTGAACCAAGGTGCAGCGGCCGACCGCATTGAGGCTGCCGTCAAGTCTGTTCTGGAACAAGGGCTGCGCACTGCAGATATTTACAGCGCAGGCACGACCCGCGTCAGCACCCTTGAAATGGGTGATGCTGTGGTCAAGGCACTGAAATAACAGGCATAGTGTGGGTTCAAGTAACCCAAGATGTGGATTCAATATTCTGAAAGGGTAATGTGATGAAAGTTGGAAATTTGGTAGGTTTGGTCGGCTGGCGCGGCATGGTCGGTTCTGTTTTGATGGATCGCATGCAAACCGAGGGGGATTTCGCCCTGATTGAACCCGTGTTTTTTTCCACCTCCAACGCCGGGGGCGCTGCCCCGGCGTGGGCCAAAAACGAGACCACATTAAAAGATGCGTTTGACATTGACGCCCTGAAAAAATGCGACATCATCATCAGTGCCCAAGGTGGCGACTACACCACTGAGGTTTTCCCCAAATTACGCACAGCGGGCTGGACGGGCCACTGGATTGATGCGGCCTCCACCCTGCGCATGAAAGACGATGCCATCATCATCCTGGATCCGGTCAACCTGCCCGTCATCCAGTCTTCTCTAGCCAAAGGTGGCAACAACTGGATCGGCGGCAACTGTACCGTCAGCTGTATGTTGATGGGTGTGGGTGCGCTGTACAAAGCCGGTCTGGTGGAATGGATGAGCACCCAAACCTACCAGGCCGCCAGCGGCGGTGGTGCGCAACACATGCGTGAATTACTCACCCAATACGGCACACTCAACGCCGAAGTCAAAGCCTTGCTGGATGACCCCAAATCCGCCATTCTGGAAATTGACCGCAAGGTGATCGCCAAACAACGTGCCCTGACCGCCGCAGAAACGGCCAACTTTGGTGTCCCACTGGGTGGTTCGCTGATCCCATGGATCGACAAAGACCTCGGCATTGGCAAACAATCCGATGAACCCGGTTGGGGCATGTCGCGTGAAGAATGGAAAGGCATGGCCGAAACCAACAAGATTTTGGGTCAAGGCCCCCTGTTTGGCAGCACCGAAACACCCGTCGACGGCTTCTGTGTGCGCGTGGGAGCCATGCGCTGCCATAGTCAGGCACTCACATTCAAACTGAAAAAGAACGTACCCAGTGCGGACATTGAAGCGATGATCGCTGCCGACAACGCCTGGGTCAAAGTAGTGCCCAACAACCGTGAAGCCACCGTGAAAGACCTGACCCCGGTAGCCGTCACCGGCACACTGAGCATACCGGTAGGCCGCATCCGCAAACTCGCCATGGGGCCAGAATATGTGGGGGCCTTCACCATTGGGGATCAACTGTTGTGGGGCGCTGCAGAACCTTTGCGCCGCATGTTGCGGATTTTGCTGGAGGCATGATGTCCTTTGCGGCCTGCCAAGATCAGCGTCTGAAGGTTTTGCAGGCCGTTGTCACACAACCACATAGAATCCAGATCGCACTTACTAAAAACTCAAGAGCAAGTTCATATGCTTGCTCAACTTGTCATGCCAAGACATTGATGTTATGGTGCTTTTTCTTGATTTAGATGACAGACCAATGACACACATCGCAGAGGTTTGTGATGGGCGACAGAACCGGAGTAGACAAAATTGATAGTTAAGTCTCATCGTTGGCAACTCACCGCTGTGACGGTAGCTGCACTCACGGGGTTATGGGCAACCCATGCAAACGCACTGTCTTTGGGACGGGTGTTTGTTCAATCCTCGCTAGGGGAAGCACTCAAGGCCGAAATTGAGATCCTGGACATCAACGCTGACGAAGCCGCCTCACTGAGTGCACGGGTTGCACCGCCTGAGTCCTTCAAATCTGCAGGCCTGGACTACAACCCGGTTATGGCCAATTTACGTGCCAAGCTGGCACGCCGTGCCAATGGTCAGGCTTATCTGCAAATCAGCAGTGACCGGCCTGTCAACGACCCGTTTGTAGACATGATTCTGGAAGCAAACTGGAGCTCTGGTCGCATCGTGCGCGACTACACCATGCTGTTTGATCCCCCCAATCTGCGCCAGACTGCCGCAGTGCCACCGACACTGGCCCAGGTTCCCGTCGCGGCCTTGCCCGATGCCATCACACAACGCCCAGCAACCGCGTTGCCGGCTCAAACTACAAAACCTGCCGCAGCAGTGGTTCCGGCCCCTGCCCGCGCCAAAGCCAAGCCTGCTCAAACCACCACACCCCCATCACCTGCTCCAGCAGCACAACGCCAGGAGTCCAAACCGGCACAAGTGAATGTCAAGGCGGGTGATACAGCAGGTCGTATTGCGGTGGCGCATAAGCCCGAAAGTGTCTCGCTGGATCAAATGCTGGTGGCCATGCTGCGCACCAATCCGGATGCCTTTATTGGTGACAACATCAACCGCATCAAGGCTGGTGCCGTGGTCACACTGCCCACCGAAGACCAAGCCAGCGCGACTTCAGCAGAACAAGCCCAAAAAATCATCTTTGCGCAAAGTAGCGACTTCAACACTTTCCGCCGTCAACTCGCAGATCACGTACCCACCACACCCACCAATCTCTCTGCTCGTGCGGTGAGTGGCAAGATAGAAGCCAGCGTCAAAGACAGTAAACCCCAAGTCGCGACACCAGACAAACTCACACTGACCAAAGGTTCGGTCACAGCCCATTCTTCTGAGGATCAACTGGCTAATGCCAACAATGATCAAGCCATTGCCAACCGCAAAGCAGAGCTGTCCAAAAACATTCAAGAGCTGAACAAACTTGCGGCCAGCTCAAGCGGTGCCACCAAACCCGCCGCCCCAACCAGTGGCCCCATCCCAAATCTGGATGTTCACAGCCCGATGCCCACATCGGCGCCACTGGCGCAGGCTTCTGCACCCACGGCAGCCGCATCCTTAGCCATCACACCACCAGCTCTTGCGGCCAGCGCCCCAGCAGCAGTCGCATCAGCTGCGGCAACAAGTCAAGCCTCCGCCCCCAAGAAACCTGTGTCCAAACCAGTGCTTGCGCCGCCTGCACCGGTCACAGAACCAAGTTTTGTCGATACCCTGCTCGAAAACCCCTTGCTGCCAT is a window of Rhodoferax lithotrophicus DNA encoding:
- a CDS encoding succinate dehydrogenase iron-sulfur subunit, yielding MAKRIIQIYRYNPDTDSKPYMQTIEIELDGTERMLLDVLTKLKAVDPTISYRRSCREGICGSDAMNINGKNGLACLVNMRTLPETIVLKPLPGLPVVRDLIVDMTLFFKQYHSIKPYLVNDTRPPEKERLQSPEEREELNGLYECILCASCSTSCPVFWWNPDKFVGPAGLLQAYRFIADSRDAATSERLDNLEDPYRLFRCTTIMNCVDVCPKGLNPTKAIGKIKELMVRRAI
- a CDS encoding succinate dehydrogenase assembly factor 2, which translates into the protein MQSPGMDASEALIDERALSKLKWRCRRGLLENDLFIERFFNRFESTLTVKQAQGLNALMDLSDSDLLDLHLGRKTLPQVDANLVVDEVCEVLSMLKAPPERSK
- a CDS encoding citrate synthase yields the protein MKLAENKATLSFSNGSPSVDLPVYQGTVGPDVIDIRKLYGQTGMFTYDPGFLSTASCQSSITYIDGDKGELLYRGYPIEQLATQCDYLDTCYLLLNGELPKQQERQDFHKLVINHTMVNEQMQFFLRGFRRDAHPMAVLTGLVGALSAFYHDSTDINNPEHRKIAAIRLIAKMPTLVAMAYKYGVGQPYMYPQNDLSYAGNFLRMMFGTPCEEYKVNPVLERALDRIFILHADHEQNASTSTVRLCGSSGTNPFAAIAAGVACLWGPAHGGANEACLNMLEDIQRQGGIAKVGQFMEQVKDKNSGVKLMGFGHRVYKNYDPRATLMQETCNEVLSELGLENDPLFKLAKEVEKIALEDDYFVQRKLYPNVDFYSGIVQRAIGIPVNLFTGVFTLARTVGWIAQLNEMISDPEYKIGRPRQLFAGSATRNVTPVGDR
- the leuC gene encoding 3-isopropylmalate dehydratase large subunit yields the protein MGRTLYDKLWDEHVVHTEEDGTALLYIDRHLVHEVTSPQAFEGLRQAHRQVWRISSIVATADHNTPTTGWELGYDGITDPTSKEQVLTLDANIKEYGAAAYFPFMSRRQGIVHVIGPENGATLPGMTVVCGDSHTSTHGAFGALAHGIGTSEVEHVMATQTLLAKKAKNMLVRVEGVLPRGCTGKDIVLAVIGKIGTAGGTGYTIEFGGAAIRALSMEGRMTVCNMAIEAGARAGLVAVDEKTIQYVKGRPLAPGSNAPNTTAAAVEWDQAVAYWHTLHSDPDAYFDTVIEIDASQLMPQVTWGTSPEMVLGINDRVPDPDREKDINKRSAIERALTYMALEPGKALNDLYVDKVFIGSCTNSRIEDMREAAAVVKTLGRKVAPNIRLALVVPGSGLVKEQAEREGLHEIFRAAGFEWREPGCSMCLAMNADRLEPGERCASTSNRNFEGRQGAGGRTHLVSPAMAAAAAIYGHFVDVRKFV
- a CDS encoding entericidin A/B family lipoprotein — translated: MKSLITSLLLIGLFTLTACNTVKGVGQDLQKAGSAIEGAVKKN
- the leuD gene encoding 3-isopropylmalate dehydratase small subunit: MQKFNLLKGLVAPMDRENVDTDAIIPKQFLKSIRKTGFGQNLFDEWRYLDAGYPGQDPASRKPNPDFVLNQPRYQGASILLARKNFGCGSSREHAPWALDQFGFRAIIAPSYADIFFNNSFKNGLLPIVLPEQQVAQLFDEVAAFPGYTLTIDLEHQVIIKPNGDELPFEVQAFRKYCLINGLDDIGLTLRHAEKIKTFEAQRLAQKPWLTHTMLA
- the leuB gene encoding 3-isopropylmalate dehydrogenase, with protein sequence MKIAVLPGDGIGTEIVAEAVKVLQALDLKFEMETALVGGAAYEAHGHPLPESTLKLAKEADAVLFGAVGDWKYDKLDRPLRPEQAILGLRKHLGLFANFRPAICYEQLVGASSLKPELIAGLDILIIRELTGDIYFGQPRGRRIATDGHFPGSEEAFDTMRYSRPEIERIAHVAFQAARKRKAAGSEGRVTSVDKNNVLETSQLWKDVMVEIGLQYTDIALDHMLVDNAAMQLVKAPKKFDVLVTGNMFGDILSDEASMLTGSIGMLPSASMNANNQGLFEPSHGSAPDIAGKGIANPLATILSAAMMLRFSLNQGAAADRIEAAVKSVLEQGLRTADIYSAGTTRVSTLEMGDAVVKALK
- the asd gene encoding aspartate-semialdehyde dehydrogenase, which produces MKVGNLVGLVGWRGMVGSVLMDRMQTEGDFALIEPVFFSTSNAGGAAPAWAKNETTLKDAFDIDALKKCDIIISAQGGDYTTEVFPKLRTAGWTGHWIDAASTLRMKDDAIIILDPVNLPVIQSSLAKGGNNWIGGNCTVSCMLMGVGALYKAGLVEWMSTQTYQAASGGGAQHMRELLTQYGTLNAEVKALLDDPKSAILEIDRKVIAKQRALTAAETANFGVPLGGSLIPWIDKDLGIGKQSDEPGWGMSREEWKGMAETNKILGQGPLFGSTETPVDGFCVRVGAMRCHSQALTFKLKKNVPSADIEAMIAADNAWVKVVPNNREATVKDLTPVAVTGTLSIPVGRIRKLAMGPEYVGAFTIGDQLLWGAAEPLRRMLRILLEA
- a CDS encoding FimV/HubP family polar landmark protein, which gives rise to MIVKSHRWQLTAVTVAALTGLWATHANALSLGRVFVQSSLGEALKAEIEILDINADEAASLSARVAPPESFKSAGLDYNPVMANLRAKLARRANGQAYLQISSDRPVNDPFVDMILEANWSSGRIVRDYTMLFDPPNLRQTAAVPPTLAQVPVAALPDAITQRPATALPAQTTKPAAAVVPAPARAKAKPAQTTTPPSPAPAAQRQESKPAQVNVKAGDTAGRIAVAHKPESVSLDQMLVAMLRTNPDAFIGDNINRIKAGAVVTLPTEDQASATSAEQAQKIIFAQSSDFNTFRRQLADHVPTTPTNLSARAVSGKIEASVKDSKPQVATPDKLTLTKGSVTAHSSEDQLANANNDQAIANRKAELSKNIQELNKLAASSSGATKPAAPTSGPIPNLDVHSPMPTSAPLAQASAPTAAASLAITPPALAASAPAAVASAAATSQASAPKKPVSKPVLAPPAPVTEPSFVDTLLENPLLPLGAGGLIALLAGFAFYKVRQRKKTAALDSSFLESRLNPESFFGASGGQNVDTNDNPVTGSSMIYSPSQLDAVDDVDPVAEADVYLAYGRDLQAEEILKDALRSNPNRLAIHQKLLEIYAKRGDTKTFEAIATLAFNLTNGTGQDWEQVCEKGLAIDPDNVLYLPGGQPQAVPSASTSPMALETANAITDHSADDLSPEQLAPATDLDLDLDLDFSLDEPAPGGSTNLLPPVEPAGTMPSPQASEPDFSTEPLPSLSMEPLPFDMPESAPQPAPVPSASNELLAMDGLDFSLPDTPESSASDGFNKTQTLDNTSAATPPAQPDSGMLEFDLSSLSLHLDDEPITESGAMPNAIENPLETKLALAEEFKAIGDDDGARALIEEVIAEAAGEIKTKAQRALKQL